A part of Leptospira congkakensis genomic DNA contains:
- a CDS encoding LBF_2017 N-terminal domain-containing protein, which translates to MNRNLLLILGIVFLTFSSLVSKPKRELRIAIDAEPEANFELELWQEKPNENGDSIAPKPPETIQFKGNKITVTPKDDFEYFRVRRLGEYGAKGFWTQVYSTNVDPGSPLSVPKEYVATKKVFVPKQEPKKATSVISGDSFVIVKDKEESIRYLTKDQLTLYPVDDASGVAEVRYRMNGGHWNSSKAMTSVPVQEEGNYKFLYFSLDHAGNKEPVQVLDFIKDSTPPETKLDWVGQSANGKGGIKFLSPETKIKLTSKDRLSGTKDILVAYTCQSGNQSEFKPYTAEISIFELKTTCKGSFQLFYYAVDNVGNEEAVKTLNFQLGSESN; encoded by the coding sequence ATGAATCGAAATTTATTACTGATCCTTGGGATTGTTTTTTTAACATTTAGTTCTCTAGTTTCTAAACCAAAAAGAGAACTTCGAATTGCGATCGATGCTGAACCAGAAGCCAATTTTGAATTGGAACTTTGGCAAGAGAAACCAAATGAAAATGGGGATAGTATTGCCCCAAAACCACCTGAAACCATTCAGTTTAAGGGAAACAAAATTACAGTCACTCCCAAAGATGATTTCGAATACTTTCGTGTTCGAAGGTTAGGTGAATATGGTGCTAAAGGATTTTGGACACAAGTGTATTCGACAAATGTGGATCCGGGTTCCCCTCTTTCTGTTCCGAAGGAATACGTTGCTACCAAAAAAGTTTTTGTTCCCAAACAAGAACCGAAAAAAGCAACTTCAGTAATTTCAGGTGATAGTTTTGTCATTGTGAAAGACAAAGAAGAATCGATTCGTTATCTTACAAAAGACCAATTGACTTTGTATCCAGTGGATGATGCATCTGGTGTGGCCGAAGTTCGTTATCGTATGAATGGTGGGCATTGGAATTCCAGCAAAGCAATGACGTCGGTTCCAGTCCAAGAAGAAGGGAATTATAAGTTTTTGTATTTTTCTTTAGACCATGCTGGAAACAAAGAACCAGTTCAAGTATTGGACTTTATCAAAGATTCCACACCACCAGAAACAAAGCTGGATTGGGTTGGACAAAGTGCCAATGGCAAAGGTGGGATTAAATTTCTTTCTCCGGAAACAAAAATCAAACTCACCTCGAAAGATCGTTTGAGTGGAACCAAAGACATTCTTGTTGCTTACACTTGTCAGTCGGGAAACCAATCAGAATTTAAACCATATACGGCTGAGATCTCAATTTTTGAGTTAAAAACAACATGTAAAGGTTCATTCCAATTATTCTATTATGCGGTAGACAATGTAGGGAATGAAGAGGCAGTCAAAACGTTAAATTTCCAATTGGGTAGCGAATCCAATTAA
- a CDS encoding FecR domain-containing protein, translated as MRKSIAQSILVLIIVFSQFSLFAEDGETLEPITITVQKGETLSLISERHLSDPKRWPELLKHNKIPNPDLIKPGLSLVVPVFLRKPVVGVTEFVMGQVEWNGTGGKGPWVPLKLGQELHPNDQIKTAGKGKTDVHINNVGMVRILNNSHFEVRGAEKKGGTIAVALFKGSLDAKVTKSNPPTTEHKFNIVSPSSTAGVRGTEFRVELDEKLSSTISCFEGVVDVAAQGKTVELKQGMATFVEKGKSPVQPYKIPEAPRLKEE; from the coding sequence ATGAGAAAGTCCATCGCACAGTCAATCCTAGTACTTATCATAGTATTCAGTCAGTTTTCGCTTTTTGCGGAAGATGGTGAAACCTTAGAGCCTATTACCATCACGGTCCAAAAGGGAGAAACCCTTTCTCTCATTTCAGAAAGACATCTTTCTGATCCCAAACGTTGGCCAGAACTTTTAAAACATAACAAAATTCCTAATCCAGACCTAATCAAACCAGGTCTGTCTCTTGTGGTTCCTGTTTTTCTGAGAAAACCTGTTGTTGGTGTCACTGAATTTGTGATGGGACAAGTGGAATGGAATGGAACTGGTGGAAAAGGACCTTGGGTTCCTTTGAAATTAGGACAGGAACTCCATCCCAATGACCAAATCAAAACGGCAGGTAAGGGAAAAACAGATGTTCATATCAATAATGTTGGTATGGTGCGCATTTTAAACAATAGCCACTTTGAAGTTAGAGGGGCTGAAAAGAAAGGTGGAACCATTGCAGTCGCCCTTTTCAAAGGAAGTTTGGATGCCAAAGTCACAAAATCCAATCCACCAACCACCGAACATAAGTTTAACATCGTAAGTCCCTCTTCCACTGCGGGTGTTCGGGGAACAGAATTCCGTGTAGAATTAGATGAAAAGTTAAGTTCCACCATTTCCTGTTTTGAAGGAGTGGTAGATGTAGCAGCGCAAGGAAAAACTGTTGAGTTGAAACAAGGGATGGCAACTTTTGTAGAGAAAGGTAAATCTCCAGTACAACCTTACAAAATTCCAGAAGCACCTCGCCTCAAAGAAGAATAG
- a CDS encoding NUDIX hydrolase, translating into MKERKNWKDLFPTPIYTLASFDIQLPRSEKEKTYYVLKSKNWVNVVPVTKSGDILLIKQYRHGIGEESLEIPGGIVDEEGPGSELESAIRELREETGYATEIQKYKLLSKFSGNPAMFTNWSYSYVAYDVDLIHDVEFDEGEDIEIVLKKPEEVKQLLLDGTIHHPHMAAALGLYFLQSK; encoded by the coding sequence TTGAAAGAACGAAAAAACTGGAAAGACCTATTCCCTACTCCTATTTATACGCTTGCCAGTTTTGATATCCAACTTCCGAGATCCGAAAAAGAAAAAACATATTATGTTTTAAAATCCAAAAATTGGGTCAACGTAGTTCCCGTCACTAAGTCTGGTGATATTTTGCTCATCAAACAATACAGGCATGGAATCGGTGAAGAAAGTTTGGAAATTCCAGGAGGGATTGTTGATGAGGAAGGACCGGGTTCCGAACTAGAATCCGCAATTCGAGAACTCAGGGAAGAGACTGGATACGCCACAGAGATTCAAAAATACAAATTACTTTCTAAGTTTTCCGGAAACCCAGCTATGTTTACCAACTGGTCTTATTCCTATGTGGCTTACGATGTGGACTTGATTCACGATGTAGAATTTGATGAAGGTGAAGACATTGAGATTGTTTTGAAAAAACCAGAAGAAGTAAAACAATTGTTACTCGATGGAACCATCCATCACCCTCATATGGCCGCAGCCCTTGGACTTTACTTTTTACAATCCAAGTAA
- a CDS encoding glutathione S-transferase family protein, with product MKLYGSITSPYVRRIRFLCLELGIPFTIVDTMTEAGQKELREKNPLWKIPYAEIDDVKIWDSHTITDYILETKGSGNFRPKNGSHHYREANLLTAIDQALDNGILLFYLNKEGIKPDAAPYLTKNALRISSILDYVKRELNGHFFFTDGKTGLSEMALYTALDWIRFRSVLPVEEDPVFASFLNFHGQNKSWKETAPK from the coding sequence ATGAAATTATATGGTAGCATCACTTCTCCTTATGTAAGACGAATTCGTTTTCTTTGTTTGGAACTCGGAATTCCATTTACCATTGTGGATACAATGACAGAAGCCGGCCAAAAAGAATTACGGGAAAAAAATCCTCTTTGGAAAATCCCTTATGCGGAGATCGACGATGTAAAAATTTGGGATAGCCATACCATCACTGACTATATTCTTGAAACCAAAGGATCCGGCAACTTCCGACCTAAAAATGGTTCCCACCATTACCGAGAGGCAAATTTACTCACTGCCATTGACCAAGCCCTAGACAATGGAATCCTCTTATTTTATTTGAATAAAGAAGGGATCAAACCAGATGCTGCCCCTTATCTCACTAAAAATGCTCTCAGAATCAGTTCTATTTTAGATTATGTCAAACGCGAGTTAAACGGTCATTTTTTCTTTACCGATGGAAAAACGGGACTTTCGGAAATGGCACTTTATACGGCCCTTGATTGGATCCGATTTCGTTCGGTTTTACCGGTGGAAGAAGATCCTGTTTTTGCTAGTTTTTTAAACTTTCACGGCCAAAACAAATCTTGGAAGGAAACCGCTCCTAAGTAA
- a CDS encoding ATP-dependent helicase, which produces MKLNTAQMEAVSTIQGPLLVFAGAGSGKTRVITNRIAHMVEGVKIPAGKIVALSFTNKSAKEMAERLRKMVPREKLKGITLSTFHSLGLKILKEHITKLGYNETFLLFNGTDQEAFVSDLLKSKRLDPKKVPPKEILRRISYAKNTQVHPRDNGQTGEFDLIAAEVFSMYEDGLKEKNAIDFDDLILLPKRLLAEFPEIAAYYQRKHEYYLVDEFQDTNQLQYEFLSLFRGKSDNLCVVGDDDQSIYAFRGSNVQLILNFEREFPHAKVVRLLENYRSTSLIIQAANSLIQNNKGRKEKTLYSRIPSAERVEYYETADEREEAIFVAGRIQTLLIKNEFKGKEIAILFRTNFQSRPFEEELRNRSIPYKVVGGYNFFDRKEIRDCISYLRYVANPKDDYSLLRIINYPKRGIGPGTMQKLQEEAFTHKLSLYEIFHKMIESPDYLPEVKAKVRQEIYQFVEMVDAFKKKFAMSPKLAPILREMITQIGFEREISLEETEEKVVKARIYNLSELVNMLSFFEEEEGREGKATIFDFLQRLVLLMEDEPKEDEEDRRVQLLTMHQSKGLEYDLVFLVGLEEGILPNSRVIEEEGEVVDEERRLLYVGMTRPRRKLYLTSARTRRKFGEQIESAPSRFLNELSQDAVLFFPMETKDRDTETKNFLEELDKLKVG; this is translated from the coding sequence ATGAAATTGAATACGGCACAAATGGAAGCAGTCTCCACCATCCAAGGACCTCTTTTGGTCTTCGCTGGCGCAGGGTCTGGAAAAACAAGGGTCATCACCAACCGGATTGCACATATGGTAGAAGGGGTAAAAATCCCTGCGGGCAAAATTGTTGCCCTTTCCTTTACCAACAAAAGTGCGAAAGAGATGGCCGAACGCCTTCGTAAGATGGTCCCTAGAGAAAAATTAAAAGGGATCACTCTTTCCACCTTTCATTCGTTAGGTTTAAAGATTTTAAAAGAACATATTACCAAACTTGGCTATAACGAAACCTTTTTGTTATTCAATGGAACCGACCAGGAAGCCTTTGTTTCTGACCTATTAAAATCCAAACGACTGGATCCTAAAAAAGTTCCTCCCAAAGAAATCCTTCGTCGTATATCTTATGCGAAAAATACACAAGTTCATCCGAGAGACAATGGTCAAACAGGTGAGTTTGATCTCATCGCAGCTGAAGTTTTTTCAATGTATGAAGATGGACTTAAAGAAAAAAATGCCATCGACTTTGATGATTTGATTTTACTTCCCAAACGTTTGTTAGCTGAGTTTCCTGAAATTGCAGCATACTATCAGAGAAAACATGAATATTATCTTGTGGATGAATTCCAAGATACAAACCAACTCCAATACGAGTTTTTATCTTTATTTCGAGGCAAAAGTGATAACCTTTGTGTGGTAGGTGATGATGACCAAAGTATCTATGCCTTTCGTGGTTCCAATGTCCAACTCATCCTCAACTTCGAAAGAGAATTCCCTCACGCCAAAGTAGTGAGGCTTCTCGAAAACTATCGTTCCACTTCTCTCATCATCCAAGCGGCCAACTCTCTCATCCAAAACAATAAAGGTCGTAAGGAAAAAACTTTATACAGTCGGATTCCGTCTGCAGAACGAGTGGAATACTATGAAACCGCAGATGAAAGGGAAGAAGCCATCTTTGTCGCAGGAAGGATCCAAACCTTACTCATCAAAAATGAATTTAAGGGAAAAGAAATTGCCATCTTATTTCGCACCAATTTCCAATCCCGTCCCTTTGAAGAAGAACTCCGAAATCGGAGCATTCCCTACAAAGTAGTGGGTGGTTATAATTTCTTTGATCGAAAAGAAATCAGGGATTGTATTTCATACTTACGTTACGTGGCAAATCCTAAGGATGATTATTCACTACTTCGAATCATCAACTACCCGAAACGTGGGATTGGTCCTGGCACCATGCAAAAGCTCCAAGAGGAAGCCTTTACCCACAAACTTTCTCTTTATGAAATCTTTCATAAAATGATTGAGAGTCCCGACTATTTGCCCGAAGTTAAAGCTAAGGTCAGACAAGAAATCTACCAATTTGTAGAAATGGTAGATGCCTTTAAGAAGAAGTTTGCGATGTCACCGAAACTGGCACCCATCCTTCGGGAAATGATCACTCAAATCGGTTTTGAGCGGGAAATCTCCCTGGAAGAGACCGAAGAGAAGGTGGTCAAAGCCCGGATCTACAATTTGAGTGAACTTGTGAATATGTTGTCCTTTTTTGAAGAAGAAGAGGGCCGTGAGGGCAAAGCGACAATTTTCGACTTTTTACAGAGGCTTGTCCTCCTGATGGAAGACGAGCCCAAAGAGGACGAGGAAGACCGCCGGGTGCAGCTTTTGACCATGCACCAGTCCAAAGGGCTAGAATACGATTTAGTTTTTTTAGTAGGCCTAGAAGAGGGAATTTTACCGAACTCACGTGTTATAGAAGAAGAAGGGGAAGTGGTCGATGAAGAACGACGCCTTCTCTACGTGGGTATGACTCGCCCAAGGCGAAAATTGTACTTGACTTCGGCTCGTACAAGACGCAAATTTGGGGAGCAAATCGAGAGTGCCCCCTCTCGGTTTTTAAATGAGCTGTCTCAGGACGCTGTTCTTTTTTTCCCGATGGAAACGAAGGATAGAGACACAGAAACTAAGAATTTCTTAGAGGAATTAGACAAACTAAAGGTAGGCTAA
- a CDS encoding LIC12587 family lipoprotein — protein sequence MKSILPLTLILAMVVVFENCASNQGNQRTGVSKVNTGSHLAQIESIDADLKSSTLSDESRDKLVIRKGKLLLDLGKYDETISTLNQVNQAKSNPVQLSEWNLAMGKAYVGKNEYAKAIQFLNQSERLDKNTNLMERKKLVVQSLVAEREYYPALATLTKTYTKGNQKKDEFYYETAAKTYLKMGFEYKNTGFYQKGLLVANLGLEEFPNNETLKSIQKECLDVLQPEGKL from the coding sequence ATGAAATCGATTCTCCCACTAACCCTCATTTTAGCGATGGTTGTGGTATTTGAAAATTGTGCATCAAATCAAGGAAACCAAAGAACAGGAGTTTCCAAAGTCAATACAGGGTCTCATTTGGCCCAAATCGAATCCATCGATGCTGATCTCAAATCCTCTACACTATCTGACGAATCCCGAGACAAATTAGTGATCCGAAAAGGAAAACTTTTATTAGATCTAGGAAAATACGATGAAACTATTTCGACACTCAACCAAGTGAACCAGGCAAAGTCCAACCCGGTACAACTTTCTGAGTGGAATCTCGCAATGGGGAAAGCCTATGTGGGTAAAAACGAGTATGCGAAAGCCATTCAATTTCTAAACCAATCGGAACGATTGGATAAAAACACCAACCTTATGGAACGTAAAAAACTAGTGGTGCAGTCTCTAGTAGCGGAACGGGAATATTACCCGGCCCTTGCAACACTAACGAAAACGTATACCAAAGGAAATCAAAAGAAAGACGAATTCTATTATGAAACAGCGGCAAAAACTTACTTAAAAATGGGTTTCGAATACAAAAATACCGGTTTTTATCAAAAAGGTTTGTTGGTTGCTAACTTAGGTCTGGAAGAATTTCCAAACAATGAAACTTTGAAGTCCATTCAAAAAGAATGTTTGGACGTGTTGCAGCCGGAGGGCAAACTCTAA
- a CDS encoding LIC_12586 family protein: MNRIRENKRVLFSFLALGFIFFCFTLLYYGLEYYLRNYRIPLVQLRKVVSFTINKELGKAVDIGVLDFSLREGLIIEDLVVSNEEDFSFNDHMLKVKKVTFRLSSYFKDSPTVEQIDFYSPHLVLNENVSLRNQLIEYAQKNKLKDIRFHDARLTVKQNDSTLVDWKEGWDIVMKRKSKKLYLSYNNGWFWIPNTTRIKGEGVFSENQLDEFQFEFQWKNYPSEEAIILTNYLFGSNVHSAVLSGEGKVVRDPVSGFTASGDVEFENSLIPVPFFENFILDGFRFREVFLFTENKEEREFLGTDFRIKTSVKTEMAKEPILDRHFEFQIQSLEGITERISDVSGNFILPLTGTLNGNLDLTETGDRNKWFQLRGELIGSDIEWDSKLLQLEDGSFSLKFTEGNEWNLNFDSLLFGKPSHLSGGGVNVWGRSKKTDGSFYYPLNSKTKLNFKSPDFTANDWKPLYEDWKLETLEEIKERQEKLISEEYFYQTKVYKYFLEAMNLDLGISIGNYFPYSGSKSLGESKGNLQVKDGRMNFNLALGNTGSKVTMISYFASKTPNFGFSLLLNEYPWSDPWMQFCGAELKPSQVSLDYSFNSMGSDYYTLHKDARTSYFLKLFGVSFQDADLISKLDMDLTPFKKPFQMEFDLSRYSDMDYISNLVVSSESLDLKGYGNNKNGNYGFTTYGLVGESRGTFSFSEEENKCVIK; encoded by the coding sequence ATGAATAGAATCCGTGAAAACAAACGGGTTCTATTTTCATTTTTGGCATTAGGATTTATTTTTTTCTGTTTTACCTTATTGTACTATGGTCTCGAATATTACCTTCGTAATTACCGTATTCCGTTAGTGCAACTTAGGAAAGTGGTTTCCTTTACCATCAATAAGGAACTAGGAAAGGCTGTGGACATTGGTGTCCTAGACTTTTCCCTCAGAGAGGGTCTTATCATCGAAGACCTTGTGGTTTCTAATGAAGAAGACTTTTCATTTAACGACCATATGTTGAAGGTAAAAAAAGTCACCTTCCGGTTATCGAGTTATTTTAAAGATTCCCCAACAGTGGAACAAATTGATTTTTATAGTCCCCACTTGGTTTTAAATGAAAACGTAAGTTTGCGAAACCAACTGATCGAATATGCACAGAAAAACAAATTAAAAGACATTCGTTTTCACGATGCAAGGTTAACTGTCAAACAGAACGATTCTACTTTGGTGGATTGGAAAGAAGGTTGGGACATTGTAATGAAACGAAAGAGTAAAAAATTATATCTTTCGTATAACAATGGTTGGTTTTGGATTCCCAATACAACAAGAATCAAAGGGGAGGGAGTGTTTTCTGAAAACCAATTGGATGAATTCCAATTTGAGTTTCAATGGAAAAACTATCCATCCGAAGAAGCCATCATCTTAACAAATTATTTATTTGGCTCCAATGTACATTCTGCTGTTCTTTCAGGAGAAGGAAAAGTGGTTCGTGATCCGGTTTCCGGGTTCACTGCCAGCGGAGATGTAGAATTTGAAAACTCTCTTATCCCTGTTCCTTTTTTTGAGAATTTTATACTCGATGGATTTCGCTTCCGAGAAGTATTTTTATTCACGGAAAACAAAGAAGAAAGAGAATTTTTAGGAACAGATTTTCGAATCAAAACTTCAGTAAAAACAGAAATGGCCAAAGAACCAATTCTCGATCGCCATTTCGAATTCCAAATTCAGTCCTTAGAAGGAATCACGGAAAGGATTTCCGATGTATCTGGAAACTTTATCCTTCCTTTGACGGGAACCTTAAATGGAAATTTGGATCTCACCGAAACAGGAGACAGAAACAAATGGTTCCAATTACGCGGCGAACTTATTGGTTCTGACATTGAATGGGATTCGAAACTTTTACAACTGGAAGATGGTTCTTTTTCTTTGAAGTTTACTGAAGGAAATGAATGGAATTTGAATTTTGATTCTTTGTTATTTGGCAAACCGTCGCATCTATCCGGTGGCGGAGTGAATGTTTGGGGAAGGTCTAAAAAAACAGATGGATCTTTTTATTATCCACTAAATTCCAAAACGAAACTTAATTTCAAAAGTCCTGACTTTACTGCTAACGATTGGAAGCCATTATATGAAGATTGGAAGTTAGAAACCTTAGAGGAAATCAAAGAAAGGCAGGAAAAATTAATTTCAGAAGAATACTTTTATCAAACCAAAGTTTATAAATATTTTTTAGAAGCCATGAATTTGGACTTAGGAATTTCTATTGGAAACTATTTTCCTTATAGTGGATCCAAATCTCTTGGGGAATCAAAAGGAAATCTCCAGGTCAAAGATGGCCGAATGAATTTTAATTTGGCGTTGGGAAATACAGGTTCGAAAGTTACTATGATTTCTTATTTTGCCAGTAAAACTCCAAACTTTGGTTTTAGTTTGTTGTTAAATGAATATCCTTGGTCCGATCCTTGGATGCAATTCTGTGGTGCAGAGTTGAAACCTTCTCAAGTGAGTTTGGATTATAGTTTTAATAGTATGGGAAGCGATTATTATACCTTACATAAAGATGCGAGAACCTCTTACTTTTTGAAACTGTTTGGAGTGAGTTTTCAGGATGCCGATTTAATTTCAAAATTAGATATGGATCTGACTCCCTTCAAAAAACCCTTTCAAATGGAATTTGATTTGAGTCGGTATTCTGATATGGATTATATTTCTAATTTAGTTGTTTCTAGTGAATCTTTGGACCTGAAAGGATATGGAAATAATAAAAATGGAAACTATGGTTTTACAACCTATGGTCTCGTAGGAGAATCCAGAGGAACTTTTAGTTTTTCAGAGGAGGAAAATAAATGCGTAATCAAATAG
- the lpxB gene encoding lipid-A-disaccharide synthase, with translation MVTKKKSHNHESDKNILVIAGEHSGDLLGADLLQELAILEPEYKFYGIGGEGMIGFGLDSMEELEQLSVIGFSEALKKYSFLKKIFYRVLEETNRRPTKLAILIDYPGFNLRLAKELKLRGIPTVFYVSPQIWAWKFNRIYFIKEQIALMLTLFRFEEEIYTEYGVNAKFVGHPITKRIPEKLKKEPVITEKLPDSHHGYTVGLLPGSRKGEIRRLIDPILGTAALLHEQSKLEKKKIVFLLPNINTKEEPFILEKIEALKQIHPDIKIHYLWNASLRVMETSDLLLIASGTATLEGLYFETPMVILYKVSLFTYFLGSLLMRSKFIGLANILSGEEVCREITQNECQPKYIFQEAWKILSNAKLRNKMKGILRDAKERELGTSNASKKAAKEIQSLLRSLSN, from the coding sequence ATGGTAACCAAAAAAAAATCCCATAATCATGAATCAGACAAAAACATCCTAGTCATTGCCGGAGAACATTCCGGTGATTTACTTGGTGCTGATCTTTTGCAAGAATTGGCCATCCTCGAACCAGAATACAAATTCTATGGAATTGGCGGTGAAGGGATGATTGGATTTGGACTTGATTCCATGGAAGAGTTAGAACAACTCAGTGTGATAGGATTTTCCGAAGCCTTAAAAAAATATAGTTTCTTAAAAAAGATTTTTTATCGCGTTTTAGAGGAAACCAATCGTAGACCAACCAAACTTGCCATTTTAATTGATTACCCAGGATTTAACTTACGTTTGGCGAAGGAATTAAAACTTCGTGGTATCCCCACTGTTTTTTATGTTTCACCGCAAATTTGGGCCTGGAAATTCAACCGAATTTATTTTATCAAAGAACAAATTGCACTCATGCTCACTCTCTTTCGATTTGAAGAAGAGATTTATACAGAATATGGTGTGAATGCAAAATTTGTGGGTCATCCCATCACCAAAAGGATTCCTGAAAAATTAAAAAAGGAACCGGTGATCACGGAAAAACTTCCGGACTCCCACCACGGGTATACAGTAGGTCTACTCCCTGGCTCCAGAAAAGGTGAAATTCGAAGACTCATTGATCCCATCCTCGGAACTGCTGCCCTCCTCCATGAACAGAGCAAATTAGAAAAAAAGAAAATCGTATTCCTTCTTCCGAACATCAATACAAAAGAAGAACCTTTTATCTTAGAAAAAATAGAAGCCTTAAAACAAATCCATCCGGACATCAAAATCCATTATTTATGGAATGCATCCCTTCGAGTGATGGAAACAAGTGATCTCCTCCTGATTGCTTCAGGAACTGCCACTCTAGAAGGACTTTATTTTGAAACACCAATGGTGATCCTTTATAAGGTGAGTTTGTTTACTTACTTCCTTGGATCCTTACTCATGCGTTCGAAATTCATTGGCCTTGCCAATATTCTTTCAGGTGAGGAAGTTTGTCGGGAAATCACTCAGAACGAATGCCAACCTAAATATATTTTTCAAGAAGCATGGAAGATTCTTTCCAATGCAAAACTTCGAAACAAAATGAAAGGGATTTTAAGGGATGCGAAAGAAAGAGAACTAGGAACAAGCAACGCTTCTAAAAAAGCAGCAAAGGAAATCCAATCACTCCTTCGAAGCCTTTCGAATTAG
- a CDS encoding LpxI family protein, which yields MAPKGRLAIIAGGGELPHIGMLEALAAGEDPLFLGLIESDFSPREHSARTIPVHITQVGKILKTIQKEKITRILMLGKVRKDLLFQKLKFDLKALAILARTINRNDYPIFLAIADEFEAMGVKVISQKLYLKSLLLPEGRYTPKKFKSQELKDIDFGMFYAEKMADLDIGQMVVVCDESVIAVEAVEGTDETIKRGGLYTKKKGDAVVCKSPKAKQDDRFDLPTIGIHTFQMMLESGCKTLCIREGETLIVDPKNAIEFATKHKLNFCVIGKSGSKVLNGNQKKIP from the coding sequence TTGGCACCTAAAGGCCGATTAGCGATCATTGCTGGTGGTGGGGAACTACCCCATATTGGAATGTTGGAAGCACTTGCTGCCGGTGAGGATCCCCTATTTCTGGGACTCATTGAATCTGATTTTTCTCCGAGAGAACATAGTGCACGCACGATCCCAGTACATATCACTCAGGTCGGTAAAATTTTAAAAACCATTCAAAAAGAAAAAATCACTCGGATTTTAATGCTTGGAAAAGTTCGTAAAGACCTACTTTTCCAAAAACTCAAATTTGATCTGAAAGCTTTGGCAATCCTTGCCCGTACCATCAATCGAAATGACTACCCCATCTTTCTTGCCATCGCTGATGAATTCGAAGCCATGGGTGTCAAAGTCATCTCCCAAAAGTTATACTTAAAATCCTTGCTGCTTCCTGAAGGAAGGTACACACCCAAAAAATTCAAATCCCAAGAATTGAAAGATATAGACTTTGGGATGTTTTATGCAGAGAAAATGGCGGATTTAGACATTGGGCAAATGGTAGTGGTCTGTGATGAATCCGTAATTGCAGTGGAAGCGGTAGAAGGAACGGATGAAACCATCAAACGTGGTGGATTGTATACCAAAAAGAAAGGGGATGCCGTTGTTTGTAAAAGCCCCAAAGCCAAACAAGATGATCGTTTTGACTTACCCACCATCGGAATTCATACCTTCCAAATGATGCTCGAAAGTGGTTGTAAAACACTTTGTATTCGAGAAGGTGAAACTTTGATAGTAGATCCGAAAAATGCGATAGAATTTGCCACCAAACATAAATTAAATTTTTGTGTCATAGGAAAAAGCGGAAGTAAGGTTCTCAATGGTAACCAAAAAAAAATCCCATAA
- a CDS encoding FmdB family zinc ribbon protein gives MATYDYHCNTCGKDFEHVQSMKDDAITECLCGKNGSVERRISASAGIIFKGTGFYVTDYKKDNSAPATGSSDSGKS, from the coding sequence ATGGCTACCTACGATTACCATTGTAATACATGCGGAAAAGACTTTGAACACGTTCAATCCATGAAAGATGACGCCATTACGGAGTGTCTCTGTGGAAAAAATGGATCTGTCGAACGCCGTATCTCCGCAAGCGCTGGCATTATCTTCAAAGGAACTGGCTTCTACGTAACCGATTACAAAAAAGACAATTCCGCCCCAGCTACGGGTAGTAGCGATTCAGGAAAATCCTAA